A window of the Lactobacillus amylovorus DSM 20531 genome harbors these coding sequences:
- a CDS encoding histidine phosphatase family protein: MKRIYVVRHGQTYINRYNKMQGWCDTPLTEPGIEGAEKAGEALKDVPFDIALSSDLKRASDTCEIIMKHNVNKDELQHLASPFFREQFYGYFEGLDSEMAWRMIGGSHGYATRQELFAHESIDTIKDWIKDADPYHDAENAEEYWARLDKGFKLISQLDGAENILLVTHGFTIRSLWYRYGDNIPLVPGPRNASITIMTMSDKGEIKIPSWNKMHL, from the coding sequence ATGAAGAGAATTTATGTCGTTCGACATGGTCAAACTTATATTAACCGTTACAACAAGATGCAAGGTTGGTGCGATACTCCATTAACTGAACCAGGCATTGAAGGTGCTGAAAAGGCCGGTGAAGCTTTAAAGGACGTCCCATTCGATATTGCTTTGTCTAGTGACTTAAAGAGAGCTAGCGATACCTGTGAAATCATCATGAAGCACAACGTCAACAAGGATGAATTGCAACACCTTGCTAGCCCATTCTTTAGAGAACAATTCTATGGCTACTTCGAAGGACTCGATTCTGAAATGGCCTGGCGCATGATCGGTGGCAGCCACGGCTACGCAACTAGACAAGAACTATTTGCCCACGAAAGTATCGATACGATCAAGGACTGGATTAAGGATGCCGACCCATACCACGATGCAGAAAACGCTGAAGAATATTGGGCACGTCTTGATAAAGGTTTTAAGTTGATCAGCCAACTTGATGGTGCCGAAAATATTTTGCTTGTAACACACGGCTTTACTATTAGAAGTTTGTGGTACCGCTACGGTGATAACATCCCTCTTGTACCGGGTCCTAGAAACGCTTCAATCACCATTATGACAATGAGTGACAAGGGCGAGATTAAGATCCCTAGCTGGAACAAGATGCATTTATAG
- a CDS encoding amino acid ABC transporter ATP-binding protein, whose product MLEVKNLCKEFNNRPILKDISFTLKDGEIMTIVGPSGAGKTTLLRIIAGLETKDSGEILIDGKPYDPGNVGIVFQDFNLFPNLNVLQNITLAPTMVLKESKAEAEQNAQTLLDQLQMNGREKQYPYQLSGGQKQRVAIARALAMNPRILCYDEPTSALDPNLRKEVEKMILDLKKSGLTQLIITHDLTFAKNVADQMLKVQPLSEA is encoded by the coding sequence ATGTTAGAAGTAAAGAACTTATGCAAGGAATTTAACAACCGTCCGATTTTGAAGGATATTTCTTTCACTTTAAAAGATGGCGAGATTATGACGATCGTGGGCCCATCTGGCGCCGGTAAAACCACTTTGCTTAGAATCATCGCGGGCCTTGAAACTAAGGATAGCGGCGAAATTTTAATCGATGGCAAGCCATATGATCCCGGCAATGTCGGCATCGTTTTTCAGGATTTCAACCTTTTCCCTAATTTAAACGTACTGCAAAACATTACGCTAGCACCAACGATGGTGCTTAAGGAATCCAAGGCTGAAGCGGAACAAAACGCCCAAACGCTGCTGGACCAATTGCAGATGAATGGTCGAGAAAAACAGTACCCGTACCAATTATCAGGTGGGCAAAAGCAGCGGGTGGCAATTGCTAGAGCTTTGGCCATGAATCCAAGAATTTTGTGCTACGACGAACCAACTTCCGCCCTTGATCCTAATTTGCGTAAAGAAGTGGAAAAGATGATCTTGGATTTGAAGAAATCAGGCTTAACGCAATTGATCATCACGCACGATTTGACCTTCGCTAAGAACGTGGCCGATCAGATGCTTAAGGTCCAGCCATTAAGTGAGGCGTAG
- a CDS encoding SGNH/GDSL hydrolase family protein, whose amino-acid sequence MKKIILFGDSIFNGYRDGCDTNLVTNLFKKQLKNYAQVENISKSGATTVEGVDYLVQIPAEKDLTVVEYGNNDAATAWGISPENYERNLGQILDAVGKSVVVGLCYPDPTNSEINQFYGDERLDLFNSIAKKVAFEHKSPFVDILPAMRKLKHISTYYQADGQHLTDKGNGFLVNQIVPTIKKELD is encoded by the coding sequence ATGAAAAAAATAATTTTATTTGGCGATTCAATTTTCAACGGTTATCGTGACGGCTGTGACACCAATCTTGTAACTAATTTGTTTAAAAAACAGCTTAAAAATTATGCACAGGTGGAAAACATCTCTAAAAGTGGTGCAACTACCGTCGAAGGCGTTGATTATTTAGTGCAGATTCCTGCAGAAAAAGATTTAACTGTTGTTGAATACGGTAATAACGACGCCGCAACGGCATGGGGCATTAGTCCTGAAAACTATGAAAGAAATCTAGGTCAAATCCTTGATGCTGTAGGTAAAAGCGTCGTTGTGGGACTTTGTTATCCCGATCCCACAAATAGCGAAATCAATCAATTTTATGGTGATGAGCGCCTCGATTTGTTTAACTCGATTGCCAAAAAAGTTGCTTTTGAGCACAAATCACCATTTGTGGATATTCTTCCGGCCATGAGAAAGCTCAAACACATATCGACATATTACCAAGCAGATGGCCAGCATTTAACTGATAAAGGCAACGGATTTCTGGTTAACCAGATTGTGCCCACAATTAAAAAAGAACTCGATTAG
- the helD gene encoding RNA polymerase recycling motor HelD: MATAKTENNEKELEQKHLDNIMEQIKEREKSLKKSIKSAEGEARELNSHFFDDVKLDYDGYSTSMETALSIHQQQQLLSEREHAWQHSAKQLDTVERLEKRPYFARVDFKENGEEKPETIYIGLGSFADKDDHFLIYDWRAPISSIYYDGKLGKVTYNSPEGEITVDMTKKRQFMIEDGKIINMFDTNESIGDQMLLSVLSEKSSTQMKSIVTTIQREQNKIIRNTSADLLFVQGAAGSGKTSAILQRIAFLLYRYRGKLTSSDVIMFSPNQLFNDYIKNVLPEMGEQNMVQMTYWQFVARRLPGMNVESLFKQFEDQTADTNISKFKDSVNFFNLLTRYAKRLNKRGVIFKNIYFRDKKKPYFDKDKIKEIYYSFNENYNLANRIDATREELIKILNRKITPETKKAWVAHTIEGMSQQELNDLYDRPDQEFESEAKEEAFLGRKIVLAALKGVHKRILHNHFLNMRAQYLSFLRAVPKMVDLSKWDIDEDEWMKHVEEVKNNFKSHYIAMSDVSAYLYLYDLVTGRRTDYEMRYAFIDEIQDYTPFQLAYLKYNFPRAKFTMLGDLNQAIFTKDESRSLLKQISGLFDPEKTDVVQLTKSYRSTKELTNFTKQILRQGEKIEAFNRKGPKPVIWGRKTDEEAVAVLSNVLRDNEKHKMTTAVITKDLASAKFVHKMLADRGEKATLIATANQRLVDGTLIIPSYLAKGLEFDAVIMWGASKENYHRVDETQLVYTITSRAMYKLDIIYTGEKSPLLDADKSTYEEK; this comes from the coding sequence ATGGCTACAGCCAAAACTGAAAATAATGAAAAAGAACTTGAACAAAAGCACCTTGATAACATCATGGAACAAATCAAGGAACGCGAAAAGTCCTTAAAGAAATCTATCAAATCAGCTGAAGGCGAAGCAAGAGAGCTTAATTCACACTTTTTTGACGATGTGAAATTGGACTACGATGGCTATTCCACTTCAATGGAAACCGCCTTGTCAATTCACCAACAGCAACAATTATTAAGTGAACGTGAACATGCCTGGCAACATTCAGCTAAGCAGCTCGACACGGTAGAACGCCTTGAGAAGCGGCCATACTTTGCACGTGTAGATTTCAAGGAAAACGGCGAAGAAAAGCCTGAAACCATCTATATTGGCTTAGGTTCCTTTGCAGATAAAGATGATCATTTCTTAATTTACGATTGGCGTGCACCTATTTCTTCAATTTATTATGATGGAAAACTAGGCAAGGTTACTTATAATTCGCCAGAAGGCGAAATCACCGTTGATATGACCAAGAAACGTCAATTCATGATTGAAGACGGCAAGATCATCAACATGTTTGACACCAACGAATCAATCGGCGACCAAATGCTTTTGTCTGTTTTATCTGAAAAATCCAGTACGCAGATGAAGTCGATTGTAACGACGATTCAACGTGAACAAAACAAGATCATTAGAAATACGAGTGCTGACTTGTTGTTTGTTCAAGGTGCAGCTGGTTCTGGTAAGACTAGTGCTATTTTGCAAAGAATTGCCTTTCTTTTGTACCGTTACCGTGGCAAACTGACTTCAAGCGACGTCATCATGTTTAGTCCAAACCAATTGTTTAACGACTACATCAAGAACGTTTTGCCTGAAATGGGTGAACAAAACATGGTTCAAATGACCTACTGGCAATTTGTGGCTCGTCGTTTGCCAGGGATGAACGTTGAGAGCTTGTTCAAGCAATTCGAAGATCAAACTGCCGATACCAACATCAGCAAGTTCAAGGATTCAGTTAACTTCTTTAACTTGCTTACCCGTTATGCCAAACGACTTAATAAGCGCGGCGTGATCTTTAAAAATATCTACTTCCGCGACAAGAAGAAGCCATACTTTGATAAAGACAAGATCAAAGAAATCTACTACTCATTCAATGAAAATTATAATTTGGCTAACCGTATCGATGCTACGCGTGAAGAATTGATCAAGATACTTAACCGCAAGATTACGCCTGAAACTAAGAAGGCTTGGGTAGCTCACACCATTGAAGGGATGAGCCAACAAGAATTGAACGACTTGTACGATCGTCCTGACCAAGAATTCGAATCTGAAGCTAAAGAAGAGGCCTTCTTGGGCAGAAAGATCGTTTTAGCCGCTTTAAAGGGCGTACACAAGCGTATTTTGCACAACCACTTCCTTAACATGCGTGCGCAATACCTGAGCTTTTTGCGTGCTGTGCCTAAGATGGTCGATTTAAGCAAGTGGGACATCGACGAAGACGAATGGATGAAGCACGTTGAAGAGGTAAAGAACAACTTCAAGAGTCATTATATTGCTATGAGCGACGTTTCCGCATACTTGTACCTCTACGACTTAGTTACTGGCCGCAGAACCGACTACGAGATGCGTTATGCCTTTATCGATGAAATTCAAGACTACACGCCATTCCAATTGGCTTACCTGAAGTACAACTTCCCACGGGCTAAGTTCACCATGTTGGGTGACTTGAACCAGGCTATTTTTACCAAGGACGAAAGCCGCAGCTTGCTTAAGCAGATTTCTGGTTTGTTTGATCCAGAAAAGACCGACGTAGTGCAGCTTACTAAGTCATACCGTTCAACTAAGGAATTGACCAACTTCACCAAGCAAATTTTGCGTCAAGGTGAGAAGATCGAAGCCTTTAACAGAAAGGGACCTAAGCCAGTTATCTGGGGCAGAAAGACTGACGAAGAAGCCGTCGCTGTTTTGAGCAATGTTTTGCGTGATAATGAAAAGCATAAGATGACAACTGCAGTCATCACCAAGGATTTAGCTAGTGCTAAATTTGTTCACAAGATGTTAGCTGACCGCGGTGAAAAGGCTACTTTAATTGCGACCGCTAACCAGCGTTTGGTTGATGGGACTTTGATTATTCCATCATACTTGGCTAAGGGGCTAGAATTCGACGCTGTCATCATGTGGGGCGCTTCAAAAGAAAACTACCACCGCGTCGATGAAACGCAATTGGTTTACACAATTACTTCACGTGCTATGTACAAGCTGGACATTATTTACACCGGTGAAAAGAGTCCATTACTCGATGCAGACAAGAGTACCTACGAAGAAAAATAA
- a CDS encoding GNAT family N-acetyltransferase translates to MKQINDFTLKKIDEMSGRELFCTERLREETFVTEQKITLPELDDQDLIAIQAYRLNDDQTNALATCRIFEEDGKWMLGRVAVSKAARGMHLGSKMVEAVQEYLREKGVAALYCHAQMRVEPFYAKLGYQEIGEPFEEAGIQHIMMKKDLN, encoded by the coding sequence ATGAAGCAGATAAATGATTTTACCCTGAAAAAGATTGATGAAATGAGCGGCCGTGAGCTGTTTTGCACGGAAAGATTGCGTGAAGAAACGTTTGTGACCGAGCAAAAGATTACTTTGCCTGAACTTGATGACCAAGATTTGATCGCAATTCAAGCGTACCGTTTGAACGATGATCAAACGAATGCGCTGGCTACTTGCCGGATTTTTGAAGAAGATGGCAAGTGGATGTTGGGTCGCGTTGCGGTGTCAAAGGCGGCTAGAGGGATGCACCTCGGCAGCAAGATGGTTGAAGCGGTACAAGAATACTTACGCGAAAAGGGCGTAGCGGCGTTATACTGCCATGCCCAAATGCGGGTTGAACCGTTTTATGCCAAATTAGGCTATCAAGAAATCGGCGAGCCATTTGAAGAAGCTGGCATTCAGCACATCATGATGAAAAAGGACTTGAACTAA
- a CDS encoding amino acid ABC transporter permease produces MSLKYITEILPALFSGVGMTLSIFFWTLILATPLGILVSLGEMSKIKPLKWIVNFYVWIMRGTPLLLQLIFVFYGLPIIHIVFPRYQAALFAFVLNYAAYFAEIFRGGFQSIDQGQFEAARVLRLNRWQTMTKIVIPQVIKIVLPSIGNEVINLVKDSSLVYVIGLGDLLRAGNVAMARDVTLVPLVLVGVIYLFLISICAFILKRLEKHFSYYK; encoded by the coding sequence ATGTCGCTGAAATACATTACAGAAATATTGCCAGCTTTATTTAGTGGAGTGGGAATGACGTTAAGCATCTTCTTTTGGACTTTAATTTTGGCTACGCCGCTGGGAATTTTAGTTTCATTGGGAGAAATGAGCAAGATCAAGCCGCTGAAGTGGATCGTTAACTTTTATGTCTGGATCATGAGAGGGACGCCGTTGCTTTTACAATTAATTTTTGTCTTTTATGGTTTGCCAATCATTCATATTGTCTTTCCACGTTACCAAGCTGCCTTATTTGCCTTCGTCTTAAACTATGCTGCTTATTTTGCTGAAATTTTCCGGGGCGGTTTTCAATCGATTGATCAAGGTCAATTTGAGGCGGCACGAGTTTTGCGCTTGAATCGCTGGCAGACAATGACCAAGATCGTTATTCCCCAGGTGATCAAAATCGTGTTGCCATCAATCGGTAACGAAGTCATCAATTTGGTTAAGGATTCATCATTGGTTTACGTAATTGGTTTGGGCGACTTGCTTAGAGCAGGTAACGTTGCGATGGCAAGGGATGTAACCTTAGTGCCACTAGTACTAGTCGGCGTCATCTACTTGTTCTTGATCAGTATTTGCGCCTTTATTCTTAAGCGGCTTGAAAAGCACTTTTCTTATTACAAGTAG
- a CDS encoding M57 family metalloprotease has translation MRTFFRFIRNIFLLALLAFGVWTYKNNPDFQIATNDSLATLSYRINQLLATGTATAPKNGINSNTKTNTDKTENDNSSETRVWPKPEANVYVDIKNNLQLRSAAIDAMNAWNRTGAFTFHQTDDKSRAQIVISTVDDSDTNAAGETATTYNPSTGHLLKADVHLNRYYLQNEWYGYSNNRIVNTAEHELGHAIGLNHTNSVSVMYPKGSIYTIQPQDIQNVRKIYHEK, from the coding sequence ATGAGAACATTTTTTAGATTTATTCGAAATATTTTCTTGCTTGCTCTTCTCGCCTTTGGTGTTTGGACTTATAAAAATAATCCTGACTTCCAAATAGCAACCAATGATTCCTTAGCGACACTCAGCTATCGCATCAACCAGTTGCTCGCGACGGGAACGGCAACAGCGCCCAAAAATGGCATTAATTCAAATACAAAAACCAATACTGATAAAACTGAAAATGATAATTCTTCTGAGACTCGTGTTTGGCCAAAGCCTGAAGCCAATGTCTATGTTGATATTAAAAACAACCTCCAGTTGCGTTCGGCCGCAATCGATGCGATGAACGCCTGGAACAGAACGGGTGCTTTCACTTTCCACCAAACTGATGATAAAAGTCGCGCCCAGATCGTGATCAGCACGGTTGACGACAGCGATACCAATGCAGCCGGTGAAACGGCAACGACTTATAACCCATCAACGGGTCATTTGTTAAAAGCCGACGTACACTTGAACCGCTACTACTTGCAAAACGAGTGGTACGGCTACAGCAACAACCGCATCGTCAACACGGCTGAACACGAATTGGGCCACGCAATCGGTTTAAACCACACCAATTCCGTGTCAGTCATGTATCCTAAAGGTTCGATCTACACGATTCAACCACAAGATATTCAGAACGTCAGAAAAATTTATCATGAAAAATAA
- a CDS encoding ABC transporter ATP-binding protein, producing MNEILVVNNITKTYGKKSEKQYQALKGINFKVASGEFVAIMGASGSGKTTLLNILSTLDKPTTGQVFINGKDISNLNANQMADFRSKEIGFIFQDFNLLENLTNRENIALPLSLRGISTNRINPLVDKIAAKLGIKEILDKYPAEISGGQKQRVASARALVHEPAMLLADEPTGALDSKSARELLNTMENLNKNDGVTTLMVTHDPFSASFANRILFIKDGKIGEQMVKGNKSRTDFYHELIAHLGTEE from the coding sequence ATGAATGAAATTCTTGTGGTGAACAATATCACCAAGACTTACGGGAAAAAAAGCGAAAAACAATACCAAGCTTTGAAAGGCATCAACTTCAAGGTCGCTTCAGGCGAATTCGTCGCAATCATGGGTGCTTCAGGCTCTGGTAAGACTACCTTGTTAAACATTCTTTCAACGCTTGATAAGCCAACTACCGGCCAAGTTTTTATCAACGGTAAAGACATCAGCAATTTAAATGCCAACCAAATGGCTGACTTCCGTAGTAAGGAAATTGGATTTATCTTCCAAGACTTCAACTTATTGGAAAATTTGACCAACCGTGAAAATATTGCGTTGCCACTCAGCTTGCGCGGTATTTCAACTAATCGCATTAATCCACTTGTGGATAAAATTGCAGCTAAGTTGGGGATTAAAGAAATTTTGGACAAATATCCAGCTGAAATTTCTGGTGGTCAAAAGCAGCGTGTTGCTTCAGCTCGCGCACTTGTTCACGAACCAGCCATGCTGTTAGCCGATGAACCAACCGGTGCGCTGGACTCTAAGAGTGCCCGTGAACTTTTAAATACAATGGAAAACTTAAACAAAAACGATGGCGTAACTACTTTGATGGTTACCCACGATCCATTTTCCGCCAGCTTTGCCAACCGCATTTTATTTATCAAAGACGGTAAGATCGGTGAGCAAATGGTAAAGGGTAACAAGAGCAGAACTGATTTCTACCATGAATTAATTGCTCACTTAGGAACCGAAGAATAG
- a CDS encoding amino acid ABC transporter substrate-binding protein — translation MKKRWIFVLLATLMLVLTGCESVQERANTQDTWSKIAQKNQVVVGLDDSFVPMGFEKKNGQLTGYDIDLAKAVFKQYGVHASFQTIDWSMNVTELRNGTIDLLWNGYSITPERKKKVAFSRPYLRNRQVLVVKKDSGINSFKQMKKYELGMQTGSTAEQWYETKQNVLHAKKTVLYDTISNSFLDLNAGRIQGILLDEVYANYYIAHMTKSKDYKVIQNDNVPKDLFAVGMRKGDKTLRKKVNAGLVRLQKNGTLAKLNKKWFGKESNYLGR, via the coding sequence ATGAAGAAAAGATGGATTTTCGTTTTATTAGCTACTTTAATGCTAGTGCTAACTGGTTGTGAAAGCGTGCAGGAACGCGCAAATACGCAAGACACTTGGAGTAAGATTGCACAGAAAAATCAGGTTGTGGTGGGTCTTGATGACAGTTTCGTGCCCATGGGTTTTGAGAAAAAGAATGGGCAGCTAACTGGTTATGACATTGATTTAGCTAAGGCTGTGTTTAAACAATATGGCGTCCACGCTAGTTTTCAAACGATCGACTGGTCGATGAACGTCACAGAATTGCGTAACGGCACAATCGACTTGTTATGGAACGGCTACAGTATTACGCCTGAACGTAAGAAAAAAGTGGCCTTTAGTCGACCATATTTGCGCAACAGACAGGTACTGGTCGTTAAGAAGGACAGCGGCATTAATTCGTTTAAGCAGATGAAAAAGTATGAATTAGGGATGCAAACCGGTTCAACTGCCGAGCAGTGGTATGAAACTAAGCAAAATGTTTTGCACGCAAAAAAGACCGTGCTCTATGACACGATCTCTAATTCGTTCTTAGATTTGAATGCCGGTCGGATTCAGGGTATTTTATTAGATGAAGTTTATGCCAACTACTACATTGCCCACATGACTAAGAGCAAGGACTACAAGGTGATTCAAAATGATAATGTGCCAAAGGATTTGTTTGCGGTCGGAATGCGTAAGGGTGACAAGACTTTGCGTAAAAAGGTCAATGCCGGCTTAGTTCGCTTGCAAAAAAATGGTACACTAGCTAAGTTGAATAAAAAGTGGTTTGGCAAGGAAAGCAATTATTTAGGTAGATAG
- a CDS encoding FtsX-like permease family protein yields the protein MIWKLSLTGIKSRLKDYTVLFSGLVVASMIFYMFLSLAINPGFMSHDVNAPGNYLSFIFGFGIVLLAIITFVYLVYANSFLLSMRQHDYGMFMMLGAKSSRIGLLIFCETLLTGIIAAVLGIFIGFGLTALISKLLIANLGLKITHFQVILPSAIIWTLIFFVAIFFLAALRNAHKLVRSKVIDLLHESQKPIKLSRKNGLRVFEAILGIVLLAAGYYIMRMPASAIFFIIPAALITIVAGTYFTFDSLFTLIINFLLKRKNFAYRGIRIFTLGQLKFRIRDYTRILSVISLLFALALGAITVGLNFNSLNDQAVKSTYYDATIIENSPAVQKNVDKLDIKTRSTYHYVETKKDVYFDKSEFEKTPLRDVKFKQNGNNFPIYKPVTLKTSELTMKDSYAGNVLRIQTNTLGKTVKLVSSNQLKNIQGQKKFITLITVKNFVKDYPTLMKLEKVQLASNPAMAQALSQTKPFSYQMILGFTSGFEFMGFFLGIAFLTMLASTLMFKVLSGAASDKMRYEMLYKIGTRRKVLKQSIRHEIGVLFLLPGILGVIDVLFGLRLFTALLPHPYMGFWVPFSIFIVLYFIYYAVTVKLYENLVLQK from the coding sequence ATGATTTGGAAGCTATCCTTAACTGGGATTAAAAGCCGGTTAAAAGACTACACGGTGCTGTTTTCAGGGCTAGTTGTAGCCAGCATGATTTTCTACATGTTCTTGTCTTTGGCCATTAATCCCGGTTTTATGAGTCACGACGTTAACGCACCGGGAAATTACTTAAGCTTTATTTTCGGCTTTGGTATTGTCCTGCTCGCAATTATCACATTTGTTTATCTGGTTTACGCCAATTCGTTTTTGCTGAGCATGCGTCAGCACGACTACGGCATGTTTATGATGCTGGGGGCAAAGAGTTCCAGGATCGGTTTATTGATCTTCTGTGAAACTTTGCTTACAGGAATTATTGCAGCCGTACTTGGTATTTTTATTGGGTTTGGCTTAACCGCACTTATTTCTAAATTATTAATTGCTAACCTTGGTCTTAAAATTACACACTTCCAAGTAATTTTGCCTAGTGCGATTATTTGGACCTTGATCTTCTTTGTTGCAATTTTCTTCCTTGCTGCTTTAAGAAACGCGCATAAACTCGTTAGAAGTAAAGTCATTGACTTGCTTCACGAAAGTCAAAAGCCAATTAAACTTAGCCGTAAAAATGGTTTAAGAGTTTTTGAGGCAATTTTAGGTATTGTACTTTTAGCAGCTGGTTACTACATCATGAGGATGCCAGCTAGCGCAATTTTCTTCATCATTCCAGCTGCTTTAATCACTATTGTTGCTGGTACCTACTTCACTTTCGACTCTCTCTTCACTCTCATTATTAATTTCCTACTTAAAAGAAAGAACTTCGCTTACCGCGGTATTCGTATTTTCACTCTAGGTCAATTAAAATTCAGAATTCGCGATTACACCCGTATTCTTTCAGTTATCTCACTACTTTTCGCATTAGCACTTGGTGCCATTACTGTTGGTCTTAACTTCAACTCTTTGAATGACCAAGCTGTAAAAAGCACATACTATGACGCCACAATCATTGAAAACAGTCCGGCTGTTCAAAAGAATGTGGATAAATTAGACATCAAAACCAGATCGACATATCACTATGTTGAAACTAAAAAAGACGTTTACTTCGATAAAAGTGAATTTGAAAAGACACCATTAAGAGACGTTAAGTTTAAACAAAACGGTAATAACTTCCCGATTTATAAACCAGTTACGCTTAAAACTAGCGAACTCACTATGAAAGACAGTTACGCTGGCAATGTTTTGAGAATTCAAACTAATACTTTAGGTAAGACAGTCAAATTAGTTTCATCCAATCAGTTAAAGAATATCCAAGGACAAAAGAAGTTTATTACTTTAATTACAGTAAAAAACTTTGTTAAGGATTACCCAACTTTGATGAAATTGGAGAAGGTGCAACTGGCATCTAATCCAGCCATGGCTCAAGCTTTGTCACAAACCAAACCATTCTCATACCAAATGATTTTGGGTTTTACCAGTGGTTTCGAATTCATGGGGTTCTTCCTGGGAATCGCATTCCTCACCATGCTCGCATCCACATTGATGTTCAAAGTTTTGAGCGGCGCCGCCAGCGACAAGATGCGCTACGAAATGCTTTATAAGATTGGTACTAGAAGAAAGGTGCTCAAGCAATCCATTAGACACGAAATTGGCGTGTTATTCCTTCTTCCTGGGATCCTCGGTGTGATCGACGTCTTGTTTGGACTCAGATTATTTACAGCACTTTTGCCACATCCATACATGGGCTTCTGGGTACCATTCTCAATCTTCATTGTTCTCTACTTCATCTACTATGCCGTTACAGTTAAACTGTATGAAAACCTTGTTTTGCAAAAATAG